The following are from one region of the Candidatus Methylomirabilota bacterium genome:
- a CDS encoding HU family DNA-binding protein yields MMTKSATMSHLAQKSNLSKKQVGELFDELVTLACKEAKNGFVLPGFGKLVLSNRKARIGRNPQTGEPIKIPAKRVCKFRLTKSLKDSVLGKK; encoded by the coding sequence ATGATGACGAAGTCGGCGACGATGTCCCACCTCGCGCAGAAGAGCAACCTCTCCAAGAAGCAGGTCGGGGAACTCTTCGACGAGCTGGTCACGCTCGCGTGCAAGGAGGCCAAGAACGGCTTCGTTCTCCCCGGCTTCGGAAAGCTCGTCCTGTCCAATCGCAAAGCGCGGATCGGACGCAATCCGCAGACCGGCGAGCCCATCAAGATCCCGGCCAAGCGCGTGTGCAAGTTCCGGCTGACGAAGAGCCTGAAGGACTCCGTGCTTGGGAAGAAGTAG
- the cofH gene encoding 5-amino-6-(D-ribitylamino)uracil--L-tyrosine 4-hydroxyphenyl transferase CofH codes for MNTGDAGSLRPTLDAAAAPVRRVLGRALEGGEVSVDDALVLATARGRDLQALVRAADALRRRQAGELVTFVINRNINFTNVCIKHCTFCAFSRDHREEEGYFLPVAEVVRRAREAWELGATEVCIQAGLPPKLDGRYYIDLCRAIKEAIPALHLHAFSPEEVLYGSVRSGLPVREYLAELQAAGVGTLPGTSAEILDQEIRDRIARGRITVPQWVEVVTTAHALGLRTTSTIMYGHVETPAHWVRHLALLRSIQKDTGGFTEFVPLSLIHTEAPMWAKGLVGGVRPGATGAEVVVMHALARIMLGAHIPNIQASWVKEGPKLAQLLLDAGANDLGGTLINESISTSAGAAYGQLVPPAELKRLVRDAGRVPAQRDTLYTILRRYDGEDDEASPLDAIHDTESRFGSYRRLIASGEFRYTGR; via the coding sequence ATGAACACTGGCGACGCTGGTAGCCTCCGCCCGACGCTCGACGCGGCCGCCGCCCCGGTGCGCCGCGTGCTGGGGCGGGCGCTCGAGGGCGGCGAAGTGTCCGTCGACGACGCGCTCGTGCTGGCCACGGCCCGCGGCCGCGATCTCCAGGCCCTCGTCCGCGCCGCCGACGCCCTGCGGCGGCGACAGGCGGGCGAGCTGGTGACATTCGTCATCAACCGCAACATTAACTTCACGAACGTCTGCATCAAGCACTGTACCTTCTGCGCCTTCAGCCGGGATCACCGCGAGGAAGAAGGCTACTTCCTCCCGGTGGCCGAGGTCGTGCGGCGGGCCCGGGAGGCCTGGGAGCTGGGCGCCACCGAGGTGTGCATCCAGGCCGGGCTACCGCCCAAGCTCGATGGGCGCTACTACATCGACCTGTGCCGGGCCATCAAGGAGGCCATCCCCGCGCTGCACCTGCACGCCTTCTCACCGGAGGAAGTGCTGTACGGCTCCGTGCGCTCGGGGCTGCCGGTGCGCGAATACCTCGCCGAGCTGCAGGCGGCCGGGGTGGGGACGCTGCCCGGCACCTCGGCCGAGATCCTCGATCAGGAGATCCGCGACCGGATCGCCCGTGGGCGCATCACGGTACCGCAGTGGGTCGAGGTCGTGACGACCGCTCACGCGCTGGGGCTCCGGACCACCTCGACGATCATGTACGGCCACGTCGAGACCCCCGCCCACTGGGTGCGGCACCTGGCCTTGCTGCGCTCGATCCAGAAGGACACCGGGGGATTCACCGAGTTCGTGCCCCTGTCGTTGATCCATACGGAAGCGCCCATGTGGGCCAAAGGGCTGGTCGGAGGGGTCCGGCCGGGGGCGACGGGGGCCGAGGTGGTGGTCATGCACGCCCTGGCCCGGATCATGCTCGGCGCTCACATACCCAATATCCAGGCCTCGTGGGTGAAGGAAGGACCCAAGCTGGCCCAACTCCTGCTCGACGCCGGCGCCAACGACCTGGGTGGAACGCTGATCAATGAATCCATCTCGACGTCGGCGGGGGCCGCCTACGGGCAGCTGGTGCCGCCGGCCGAGCTCAAGCGCTTGGTCCGTGACGCCGGTCGGGTGCCGGCGCAGCGGGACACGCTGTACACGATCCTCCGGCGCTACGACGGGGAAGACGACGAGGCCTCGCCCCTCGACGCCATCCACGACACCGAGTCGCGGTTCGGCTCGTACCGTCGTCTCATCGCGTCGGGGGAGTTTCGCTACACGGGTCGGTAG
- the cofG gene encoding 7,8-didemethyl-8-hydroxy-5-deazariboflavin synthase CofG, translated as MTTHAEACALIETPAAGIPDLLDRAGALRDQGRGRRVTFSKKIFVPLTTLCRDYCGYCTFRRDPGQAGAHTMTPDEVVALVQAGERIGAKEALFSLGDKPEARFPEHRQFLRAHGHRTTLQYLTAMCAATLRESPLLPHANPGLMGERDLAALREVTVSMGLMLETVAERLLAPGMAHERAPDKVPARRLRTIELAGKLQIPFTTGILIGIGETPRERVDALMAIRSLHERYGHIQEVIVQNFRAKPAIPMRDAPEPSFDDLLRTIAVARLILGPEVNIQAPPNLSPGAYARLLAAGLNDWGGVSPLTLDHINPEKPWPRIIDLREATARAGFVLRERLAIYPEYSRRAEFVAEPLRPRIANLTDEDGLVKESYEHWRRW; from the coding sequence GTGACCACTCACGCTGAGGCGTGCGCGCTGATCGAGACGCCCGCCGCGGGCATCCCCGACCTCCTGGACCGGGCCGGCGCGCTGCGCGACCAGGGCCGCGGCCGCCGCGTCACCTTCTCCAAGAAGATCTTCGTGCCGCTCACCACGCTGTGCCGCGACTATTGCGGCTATTGCACCTTCCGCCGCGACCCCGGCCAGGCCGGCGCGCACACCATGACCCCGGACGAGGTCGTCGCCCTGGTGCAGGCCGGCGAGCGCATCGGGGCCAAGGAGGCGCTGTTCTCCCTCGGGGACAAGCCGGAAGCTCGCTTCCCCGAGCATCGACAGTTCCTGCGGGCGCACGGCCACCGCACGACGCTCCAGTATCTGACGGCGATGTGCGCGGCGACCCTGCGGGAATCGCCGCTCCTGCCCCACGCGAACCCCGGGCTCATGGGCGAACGCGACCTGGCCGCGCTCCGCGAGGTCACGGTCAGCATGGGGCTCATGCTGGAGACGGTCGCCGAGCGTCTGCTCGCGCCGGGCATGGCCCACGAGCGCGCGCCCGACAAGGTGCCGGCGCGCCGACTCCGGACGATCGAGCTGGCCGGCAAGCTGCAGATCCCCTTCACGACCGGGATCCTCATCGGCATCGGCGAGACACCCCGGGAGCGAGTCGATGCGCTCATGGCCATCCGCAGCCTCCACGAGCGCTACGGCCACATCCAGGAAGTCATCGTCCAGAACTTCCGCGCCAAGCCCGCGATTCCCATGCGCGACGCCCCCGAGCCGTCGTTCGACGACCTCCTCCGCACGATCGCGGTGGCCCGGCTGATCCTCGGACCCGAAGTCAACATCCAGGCCCCGCCCAACCTGTCGCCGGGCGCCTACGCCCGCCTGCTCGCCGCCGGCCTCAACGACTGGGGCGGCGTGTCGCCGCTCACCCTCGATCACATCAATCCCGAAAAGCCCTGGCCGCGCATCATCGACCTGCGAGAGGCGACGGCGCGCGCGGGCTTCGTGTTGCGGGAACGCCTGGCCATCTATCCCGAATACAGCCGGCGGGCCGAGTTCGTGGCCGAGCCGCTGCGCCCTCGGATCGCGAACCTGACCGACGAGGACGGCCTCGTCAAGGAGTCCTATGAACACTGGCGACGCTGGTAG
- a CDS encoding LLM class F420-dependent oxidoreductase, with translation MEFGLSLPGRGPFATLDTVLKIATRAEALRFSSLFVTDHIVLPVKTDASIYPYAASGRFPGGSQQDYLEPLVLLGYLAHVTRTLRLGTSVLVIPYRNPLLTAKMLAMIDVLSRGRLILGAGTGWLKEEFEAVGAPPFEERGRVTDEYLSLMRRVWTTDPVTFEGRYATVREVHALPKPAQRGGIPIWIGGHTDAALRRAARLGDGWHPIGLRPPALLYPDEYGTRVAQLQAYARQAGRDPRAITLSFRAPMEVRGPRDRAPAGERPLFQGTAAEVASDIRRYQSLGVTHFVFDPVRPALGKVLASMERFAHDVLPKLKTGRRHPAARSTSINRKSERSHAAPSSSPINRKNERSRPAPRTGHPRSKPASRPPIQ, from the coding sequence ATGGAGTTCGGCCTCTCGCTGCCGGGCCGCGGACCGTTCGCTACCCTCGACACCGTACTCAAGATCGCGACGCGGGCCGAGGCGCTGCGCTTCTCCTCCCTGTTCGTCACCGATCACATCGTGCTTCCGGTGAAGACGGATGCGTCGATCTATCCCTATGCGGCGAGCGGCCGCTTCCCCGGAGGCTCCCAGCAGGACTATCTGGAGCCCCTGGTGCTTTTGGGCTACCTGGCGCACGTCACCCGCACGCTGCGGCTGGGGACCAGCGTGCTGGTCATTCCCTACCGCAACCCGCTGCTCACCGCCAAGATGCTGGCCATGATCGACGTGCTGTCGCGGGGGCGACTCATCCTGGGCGCAGGAACGGGCTGGCTGAAGGAGGAGTTCGAGGCGGTGGGCGCACCCCCCTTCGAGGAACGGGGACGAGTCACCGACGAGTATCTGAGCCTGATGCGTCGGGTGTGGACGACCGACCCGGTGACGTTCGAGGGACGCTACGCGACCGTCCGCGAGGTCCACGCCCTGCCCAAGCCCGCCCAACGAGGCGGGATCCCGATCTGGATCGGCGGCCACACCGACGCCGCGCTGCGGCGGGCGGCCCGCCTGGGGGATGGGTGGCATCCGATCGGGCTGCGCCCACCCGCCCTGCTCTACCCGGACGAGTACGGGACCCGGGTCGCACAATTGCAGGCCTACGCCCGGCAGGCCGGGCGCGACCCCCGCGCCATCACCCTGAGCTTCCGCGCTCCCATGGAGGTTCGGGGCCCGCGCGACCGGGCCCCCGCCGGCGAGCGCCCCCTGTTCCAGGGCACGGCCGCCGAGGTCGCCTCCGACATCCGCCGGTACCAGTCCCTGGGCGTCACCCACTTCGTGTTCGACCCCGTACGCCCCGCCCTGGGCAAAGTTCTGGCCAGCATGGAGCGCTTCGCCCACGACGTCCTCCCCAAACTGAAGACCGGGCGACGCCACCCCGCAGCACGATCGACTTCAATAAATCGGAAATCCGAACGGAGCCACGCCGCACCTAGTTCGAGTCCAATCAATCGGAAAAACGAACGCAGCCGCCCCGCACCTAGAACAGGCCACCCACGGTCCAAGCCGGCCTCACGGCCCCCGATACAGTGA
- a CDS encoding ATP-binding protein: MKLGAKLFVAFSLVLGVLFIVGVLSLRALDRLVTVNRDITTRTLPAVRHVSAAHEAMPGLARLEARMLILRDAAYAVAWTERMAEVRQDLARLSALLTAPSQTALLNEARLALDQYDAVVAREQLLTAEGKRQQALEVAQTESSALVEAVEHALGRLIEDIHEAARSAQIEAARLEARTWTGVLVALGAAVGLAFLAAAVIVVRLTRSLRALSVATSALATGSFREPVKVEGRDEVAALALAFNRMAERLQEIDRLKETFLAAVSHELRSPLTSIREAGHLLREGVPGGLNPKQTRLVAIVEKGADRLLRLVNQILDLSRLRAGMLRIERKPVVLDRVVARAVEELRPQAEDANLTLTLERVGTRFDFLGDEDRLVQVVVNLVSNAVRFTPGGGRITVRVIDVGREIEVQVEDTGMGIPAAALPHIFGWYEQAHHDRGGTGLGLPIVRGLVTAHGGRVTVESQEGKGSRFTVLLPREGVDP; encoded by the coding sequence ATGAAGCTCGGGGCCAAATTGTTCGTGGCCTTCTCGCTGGTGCTCGGCGTCCTCTTCATCGTCGGTGTGCTGAGCCTGCGCGCCCTGGACCGGCTGGTCACGGTGAATCGGGACATCACGACGCGGACCTTGCCGGCGGTGCGGCACGTCTCGGCGGCCCACGAGGCCATGCCCGGCCTGGCCCGGCTGGAAGCCCGTATGCTGATCCTCCGCGACGCCGCCTACGCCGTCGCCTGGACGGAGCGGATGGCCGAGGTCCGGCAGGATCTGGCCCGCCTGTCGGCGCTGCTGACCGCGCCCAGCCAGACCGCGTTGCTGAACGAGGCCCGGCTCGCCCTGGACCAGTACGACGCCGTGGTGGCCCGCGAGCAGCTGCTGACCGCCGAGGGCAAGCGCCAGCAGGCGCTGGAGGTGGCCCAGACCGAATCCAGCGCGCTCGTCGAAGCGGTCGAACACGCGCTGGGCAGACTCATCGAGGACATCCACGAGGCGGCGCGCAGCGCCCAGATCGAAGCGGCGCGACTGGAGGCCCGAACCTGGACCGGCGTGCTCGTCGCCCTGGGCGCCGCGGTGGGCCTGGCCTTTCTGGCCGCCGCGGTGATCGTCGTCCGCCTCACGCGCTCGCTCCGGGCCCTGTCGGTCGCGACCTCGGCGCTGGCCACCGGCTCGTTCCGCGAGCCGGTCAAGGTGGAGGGGCGTGACGAGGTGGCCGCCCTGGCCCTGGCCTTCAACCGGATGGCCGAGCGGCTGCAGGAGATCGATCGGCTCAAGGAGACGTTTCTCGCCGCCGTCTCCCACGAGCTCCGCTCGCCGCTGACCTCCATTCGCGAAGCGGGCCACCTGCTGCGCGAGGGGGTGCCCGGCGGCCTCAATCCCAAACAGACGCGCCTGGTCGCCATCGTGGAGAAGGGCGCCGACCGCCTGCTCCGGCTGGTCAACCAGATCCTGGACCTGTCCCGTCTGCGCGCCGGCATGCTCCGGATCGAGCGCAAGCCGGTGGTCCTCGACCGGGTAGTGGCCCGTGCGGTGGAGGAGCTCCGCCCTCAGGCCGAGGACGCCAATCTCACCCTGACGCTGGAGCGGGTCGGCACCCGGTTCGATTTCCTTGGAGACGAAGATCGCCTGGTGCAGGTCGTCGTGAACCTCGTCTCCAACGCCGTGCGCTTCACGCCGGGCGGAGGACGCATCACCGTGCGCGTGATCGACGTCGGCCGCGAGATCGAGGTTCAAGTGGAGGACACCGGCATGGGCATCCCCGCGGCGGCGCTGCCTCACATCTTCGGCTGGTACGAGCAAGCCCATCACGACCGCGGGGGCACCGGCCTGGGTTTGCCCATCGTGCGGGGACTGGTGACCGCGCACGGGGGGCGCGTGACGGTAGAATCCCAGGAGGGCAAGGGCAGCCGGTTCACCGTGCTGCTGCCCCGCGAAGGTGTGGACCCGTGA